One region of Pseudomonas glycinae genomic DNA includes:
- a CDS encoding CAP domain-containing protein, translating to MRFMPSVLRLAALSVGLALATSAMATDESQLIESINSYRSQPQRCGSQASSELPPLSADPRLILPASGVVDLQQAMSSARYPMVNVQAITLNGPRDAASAMKAIQESFCQVVLDPQFVDIGVSRADRDWRITLARPLLSARLGDGQAEGQKLLEQLNAARAQPRQCGGQAFAATAPLAWNAVLGGVAQEHSREMANNNYFDHKDRNGGTPGDRAELAGYSGQQVGENIAAGQDTVQKVVAGWLASPGHCANLMNPQYRELGAAYAVDPKSSAGIYWTAMFGGE from the coding sequence ATGCGCTTCATGCCATCCGTTCTGCGACTCGCCGCGTTGTCCGTGGGCCTGGCGCTGGCCACTTCGGCCATGGCCACCGACGAGTCGCAATTGATCGAGTCGATCAACAGCTACCGCAGCCAGCCGCAGCGTTGTGGCAGCCAGGCGTCCAGCGAATTGCCGCCGCTGTCGGCCGATCCGCGCCTGATTCTGCCGGCCAGCGGCGTGGTGGATTTGCAGCAGGCGATGTCCAGCGCTCGCTACCCGATGGTCAACGTGCAGGCGATCACCCTGAACGGGCCACGGGATGCGGCGTCGGCGATGAAGGCGATTCAGGAAAGCTTCTGTCAGGTGGTGCTGGATCCGCAGTTCGTCGATATCGGCGTCAGCCGCGCTGATCGTGACTGGCGCATCACCCTCGCCCGGCCACTGCTGTCCGCCCGACTCGGCGACGGTCAGGCTGAAGGCCAGAAACTCCTCGAGCAACTCAACGCCGCCCGCGCCCAGCCGCGCCAGTGCGGCGGTCAGGCATTCGCAGCGACTGCGCCGCTGGCATGGAACGCGGTGCTCGGCGGCGTTGCCCAGGAACACAGCCGCGAGATGGCCAACAACAATTATTTTGACCACAAGGACCGCAACGGCGGTACTCCCGGCGACCGCGCAGAACTGGCCGGTTACAGCGGTCAGCAGGTCGGCGAGAACATCGCCGCCGGGCAGGACACGGTGCAGAAAGTCGTTGCCGGCTGGCTCGCCAGCCCTGGCCATTGCGCCAACCTGATGAACCCGCAGTACCGCGAGCTCGGCGCTGCTTACGCAGTTGATCCGAAGAGCAGTGCCGGGATTTACTGGACTGCGATGTTTGGCGGCGAGTAA
- a CDS encoding murein L,D-transpeptidase catalytic domain family protein: MLTFLRRLLLTATALGVLTSPAFAAGTSSPVLYTSLAHAAPELNPQALKGALNAMQCAINNGAKQSRHLAIIDYSQPSTERRLWIFDLTRKKLVLRDLVAHGSNSGENFATRFSNREGSFQSSLGLFRTQESYQGTHGYSLRMDGLEPGINDMARDRAIVIHAADYVNPFWSKRTGRLGRSQGCPAVRPQVAKRVIDSLKNGQFMFSWYPDQQWLKSSPYLNCQPQQIASILSTHAS; encoded by the coding sequence ATGTTGACGTTTTTGCGCCGACTTCTGCTGACTGCCACCGCCCTTGGCGTGCTGACCAGTCCAGCCTTTGCCGCCGGTACCTCTTCGCCGGTTCTGTACACCAGCCTCGCCCACGCCGCGCCGGAACTCAATCCCCAGGCGCTGAAAGGTGCCTTGAACGCCATGCAATGTGCGATCAACAACGGCGCGAAGCAGTCCCGTCACCTGGCGATCATCGACTATTCGCAGCCGTCCACCGAGCGCCGGTTGTGGATCTTCGACCTGACCCGGAAAAAACTGGTGCTGCGCGATCTGGTCGCCCACGGCTCGAACTCCGGGGAAAACTTCGCCACCCGGTTTTCCAACCGTGAAGGCAGTTTCCAGTCCAGCCTCGGCCTGTTCCGCACCCAGGAAAGTTACCAGGGCACCCACGGCTACTCGCTGCGCATGGACGGTCTGGAACCGGGCATCAACGACATGGCCCGTGACCGCGCCATCGTGATCCACGCCGCCGACTACGTGAACCCGTTCTGGAGCAAACGTACCGGCCGTCTGGGCCGCAGCCAGGGTTGCCCGGCCGTGCGACCGCAGGTTGCCAAACGGGTGATCGACAGTCTGAAGAATGGCCAATTCATGTTCTCCTGGTACCCGGATCAGCAGTGGCTGAAATCCTCGCCGTACCTCAACTGCCAGCCACAACAGATCGCGAGCATTCTCAGCACTCACGCCAGCTGA
- a CDS encoding aldehyde dehydrogenase family protein has product MSLALERLVAGTPIPFAGNRVTVVSPELAERFRPGDHLLVEQVSGELLLIPVVDQQAASVAIERAAAAFTALSAVPDEAISRFFDLFAQRLENPDAWALIETANLADIERAKARGRSTTRLLADERMRRDMIAGLRAWRDAPATRGKVISSVEHDGWKVEQVVSPLGIVAFVFEGRPNVFADAAGVLRTGNTAVLRIGSDALGTAQAIVTHALNPALADAGLPAGAVSLVESVNHAAGWAMFADRRLSLAVARGSGRAVSQLGSIAQQAGTAVSLHGTGGAWLIADRDADAKRFAAVVRNSLDRKVCNTLNVCLIQRDRAAELVPLFLDALKQAGTARGQGCKLHIVEGSESYLPGDWQNATVEVYRAEGYQTEALAEPLPEAQLGREWEWEETPETSLMIVDDLDQAIALFNRYSPQFTVSLISEDAAVQERFYSAVNAPFVGNGITRWVDGQYALNKPELGLSNWESGRLFARSAILSGDGVFTVRSRMTQIDLGVKR; this is encoded by the coding sequence ATGTCTCTCGCGCTCGAACGTCTCGTCGCTGGCACGCCTATTCCTTTCGCCGGTAACCGCGTCACCGTGGTCAGCCCCGAACTGGCCGAGCGTTTCCGACCCGGCGACCACCTGTTGGTGGAGCAGGTGAGCGGCGAGCTGCTGCTGATTCCGGTGGTGGATCAGCAGGCTGCATCGGTAGCGATCGAGCGTGCAGCGGCGGCGTTTACGGCGTTGTCCGCTGTGCCGGATGAGGCCATCAGCCGCTTCTTCGATCTGTTTGCCCAACGTCTGGAAAACCCGGACGCCTGGGCACTGATCGAAACCGCCAACCTTGCCGACATCGAGCGGGCCAAGGCGCGCGGTCGTTCCACTACCCGTTTGCTCGCCGACGAGCGCATGCGCCGCGACATGATCGCCGGCCTGCGCGCCTGGCGTGATGCGCCGGCGACGCGTGGCAAGGTGATCAGCAGCGTCGAACATGATGGCTGGAAGGTCGAGCAGGTGGTGTCGCCGCTGGGCATCGTCGCGTTCGTGTTCGAAGGCCGGCCTAACGTCTTTGCCGACGCTGCTGGTGTACTGCGCACCGGCAACACCGCCGTACTGCGCATTGGCAGCGATGCGCTGGGCACCGCGCAAGCTATCGTCACTCACGCCCTGAACCCGGCGCTGGCCGATGCCGGACTGCCGGCGGGAGCGGTGTCGCTGGTGGAGAGCGTCAACCACGCCGCCGGTTGGGCGATGTTCGCCGACCGGCGTCTGTCGCTGGCGGTGGCCCGTGGTTCGGGCCGTGCGGTCAGCCAGTTGGGCAGCATCGCCCAGCAGGCCGGCACCGCCGTCAGCCTGCACGGCACCGGTGGCGCGTGGCTGATTGCTGATCGCGATGCCGACGCCAAGCGCTTCGCCGCGGTGGTACGCAACTCGCTGGACCGCAAAGTCTGCAACACTTTGAACGTCTGCCTGATCCAGCGCGACCGCGCCGCCGAGCTGGTGCCGCTGTTCCTCGATGCCTTGAAACAGGCCGGTACCGCGCGCGGTCAGGGCTGCAAATTGCACATCGTCGAAGGCAGCGAAAGCTACCTGCCGGGCGACTGGCAGAACGCGACGGTCGAGGTCTATCGCGCCGAGGGTTACCAGACCGAAGCGCTGGCCGAGCCGCTGCCGGAAGCGCAATTGGGCCGCGAGTGGGAATGGGAAGAAACCCCGGAAACCAGCCTGATGATCGTCGACGATCTGGATCAGGCCATCGCGTTGTTCAATCGCTACAGCCCGCAGTTCACCGTGTCGCTGATCAGCGAAGACGCGGCGGTTCAGGAGCGTTTCTACAGCGCGGTCAACGCGCCGTTCGTGGGCAACGGGATCACCCGTTGGGTCGATGGCCAGTACGCGCTGAACAAACCGGAACTGGGCCTTTCGAACTGGGAAAGCGGCCGGTTGTTTGCCCGCAGCGCGATCCTCTCCGGCGACGGTGTGTTCACCGTGCGCAGCCGCATGAC
- a CDS encoding LysE family translocator, translated as MSLIVSMAAFALAASITPGPVNIVALSSGAQFGFRASQRHVAGATLGFVLLLVLMGLGLHEVLELWPSLTRVVQLAGVAFLLFMAWKLAMDDGQLSAGEAGRAPSMLYGAVMQWLNPKAWLACVAGMGAFVADGEARLVWQFAAVYLVICYLSVGCWVYAGTFLRGYLGNPAGMRLFNRVMALLLAVSAGYLLLP; from the coding sequence ATGAGTCTGATTGTGTCGATGGCGGCGTTTGCCCTGGCCGCGTCCATTACCCCGGGGCCGGTAAATATCGTGGCGTTGAGTTCGGGGGCGCAGTTCGGTTTTCGCGCCAGCCAGCGGCATGTGGCCGGGGCGACGCTGGGGTTTGTGTTGCTGCTGGTGTTGATGGGGCTGGGGCTGCATGAAGTGCTGGAACTGTGGCCGTCTCTGACCCGTGTGGTGCAACTGGCCGGGGTGGCGTTTCTGCTGTTCATGGCCTGGAAGCTGGCAATGGATGACGGGCAGTTGAGTGCGGGAGAAGCGGGAAGGGCACCTTCGATGCTCTACGGCGCGGTGATGCAGTGGCTCAACCCCAAGGCCTGGCTGGCTTGTGTGGCGGGGATGGGCGCGTTTGTCGCTGACGGCGAAGCGCGGCTGGTGTGGCAGTTTGCTGCGGTGTATCTGGTGATCTGTTATCTGTCGGTGGGGTGCTGGGTGTATGCCGGGACGTTCTTGCGCGGTTATCTCGGCAACCCGGCGGGGATGCGCTTGTTCAACCGGGTGATGGCGTTGCTGTTGGCGGTGAGTGCGGGGTATCTGTTGCTGCCGTGA
- a CDS encoding heavy metal response regulator transcription factor, which produces MNILVVEDEPKAGNYLLNGLQELGYSVSLARDGADGLHLALEFDFDVIVLDVMMPKMDGWEVLRRLRKETDTPVLFLTARDDIADRVKGLELGADDYLIKPFSFAELVARLRTLTRRGPIHEEEQLQVADLQIDVLKRRVTRAGNRITLTNKEFALLQLFAAHTGQVLSRSLIASRVWDMNFDSDTNVVDVAVRRLRAKIDDPFPLKLIHSVRGIGYRFDTQP; this is translated from the coding sequence ATGAATATCCTTGTTGTCGAAGACGAACCCAAGGCCGGCAATTATTTGCTCAACGGCTTGCAGGAACTGGGCTACAGCGTGAGCCTGGCCCGGGACGGCGCCGACGGTCTGCACCTGGCGCTGGAATTCGACTTCGATGTGATCGTGCTGGACGTGATGATGCCGAAAATGGATGGCTGGGAAGTCCTGCGCCGGCTGCGCAAGGAAACCGACACGCCAGTGCTGTTCCTCACCGCCCGCGATGACATCGCCGACCGGGTCAAGGGTCTGGAACTGGGCGCTGACGATTACCTGATCAAGCCGTTTTCCTTCGCCGAACTGGTGGCGCGCCTGCGCACCCTGACCCGGCGTGGGCCGATCCATGAAGAGGAGCAATTGCAGGTGGCCGACCTGCAGATCGACGTGCTCAAGCGTCGGGTCACCCGGGCCGGCAACCGGATCACCCTGACCAACAAGGAATTCGCCCTGCTGCAACTGTTTGCCGCCCACACCGGGCAAGTGCTGTCGCGTTCGCTGATCGCCTCGCGGGTGTGGGACATGAATTTCGACAGTGACACCAATGTGGTCGATGTCGCCGTGCGCCGCCTGCGGGCGAAGATCGACGATCCGTTCCCGCTCAAGCTGATCCACAGCGTGCGCGGCATCGGCTACCGCTTCGATACCCAACCATGA
- a CDS encoding L,D-transpeptidase family protein → MFKKYACYLSICLLAAPFVACAEEPLPGLPTLPPVPTEMPIEPQSPLQAALISLPQACPTIGTSLNGPALDQLRAFYQQQDWLPVWADGGQLPALHAQLQLLADDGLNPKRYPVALTAPQDGELCADIEISRYYLQALQDLHYGRLLQSHFEPLWHSDETPRDRQAELLAIAVPGVHNVPAAFDLARPQLAQYQNLRHLYAAQRLKALPQWTSVGNGPLLRPDMEDKRVPELARRLYSEGYLNSVVGTPDNAYHGVLVEAVKSFQANHSLQADGVVGPGTIAELNISPLTRREQLRVNLERFRWMAQDMEPDGLLVNVAAAELTLYQGGLPVWQTRTQVGRAERQTPLLKSRVTRLTLNPTWTVPPTIWKEDKLPEIRKDQTFLSRQNLQVLDANGQPLAAADIDWDNPGNILLRQDAGPRNPLGQMVIRFPNPFSVYLHDTPSKALFDKGPRAFSSGCVRVEHPMKLRDLLLSPAEKARTDTLLATGTTHEFRLSNPVPILMTYWTAQVDGQGRVLYAPDIYSRDSALLAGLDRAH, encoded by the coding sequence TTGTTCAAAAAGTACGCATGCTACTTGAGCATTTGTTTGCTCGCTGCGCCGTTTGTCGCTTGCGCCGAAGAGCCGTTGCCGGGACTCCCGACGCTGCCGCCCGTGCCGACGGAAATGCCCATCGAACCGCAGAGCCCGTTGCAGGCTGCGCTGATCAGCCTGCCCCAGGCGTGCCCGACGATCGGCACCAGTCTCAACGGCCCGGCGCTGGATCAGTTGCGCGCGTTCTACCAGCAGCAGGACTGGCTGCCGGTGTGGGCCGATGGCGGGCAATTGCCGGCCTTGCATGCGCAATTGCAGCTGTTGGCCGACGATGGCCTGAACCCGAAACGCTATCCGGTGGCGCTCACCGCGCCGCAGGACGGCGAACTGTGCGCCGATATCGAGATCAGCCGTTACTACCTGCAAGCCCTGCAGGATCTGCACTACGGCCGCCTGTTGCAATCGCACTTCGAACCGCTGTGGCATTCCGACGAAACGCCTCGCGACCGTCAGGCTGAATTGCTAGCGATCGCCGTGCCGGGCGTGCACAACGTTCCGGCTGCCTTCGATCTGGCCCGTCCACAGCTGGCGCAGTACCAGAACCTGCGTCATCTGTATGCCGCGCAGCGCCTCAAAGCCTTGCCGCAGTGGACGTCGGTGGGCAATGGGCCGTTGCTGCGTCCGGACATGGAAGACAAGCGCGTGCCTGAACTGGCCCGCCGGCTGTACAGCGAAGGCTATCTGAACAGTGTGGTCGGCACGCCGGACAACGCTTATCACGGCGTATTGGTGGAGGCGGTGAAGAGCTTTCAGGCCAACCATTCGTTGCAGGCCGACGGGGTGGTGGGGCCGGGGACGATTGCCGAACTCAACATCAGTCCGCTGACTCGCCGTGAACAATTGCGGGTCAACCTTGAACGTTTCCGCTGGATGGCCCAGGACATGGAGCCGGACGGTCTGCTGGTCAACGTCGCCGCGGCCGAGCTGACGCTTTATCAGGGTGGCCTGCCGGTGTGGCAGACCCGCACCCAGGTCGGGCGCGCCGAACGCCAGACCCCGCTGCTCAAATCCCGGGTCACGCGCCTGACCCTGAACCCGACCTGGACCGTGCCGCCGACCATCTGGAAGGAAGACAAGCTGCCGGAAATCCGCAAGGACCAGACGTTCCTCAGCCGCCAGAACCTGCAAGTGCTCGACGCCAACGGCCAGCCGCTGGCCGCCGCCGACATCGACTGGGACAACCCCGGCAACATCCTCCTGCGTCAGGACGCCGGGCCGCGCAACCCGCTCGGGCAGATGGTCATTCGGTTCCCCAACCCGTTCTCGGTGTACCTGCATGACACGCCGAGCAAGGCGCTGTTCGACAAGGGGCCTCGGGCGTTCAGCTCCGGCTGCGTACGGGTCGAGCATCCGATGAAGCTGCGCGATTTGCTGCTCAGCCCGGCGGAAAAGGCGCGCACCGACACCTTGCTCGCCACCGGCACCACCCATGAATTCCGCCTGAGCAATCCCGTGCCGATCCTCATGACTTACTGGACGGCCCAGGTTGACGGCCAGGGCCGCGTGCTTTACGCGCCGGACATCTACAGCCGGGACAGCGCGTTGCTGGCGGGGCTGGACCGGGCGCATTGA
- the glsB gene encoding glutaminase B, which yields MQALLNEILDAVRPLIGQGKVADYIPALGTVPANQLGIAVYGNDGEMYCAGDAETPFSVQSISKVFSLVQAIEHSGEAIWERLGHEPSGQPFNSLVQLEFERGRPRNPFINAGALVICDINQSRFAAPALSMRDFVRRLSGNPQVMVDGKVADSEYQHRARNAAMAYLMQSFGNFHNDVEAVLRSYFSHCALRMSCIDLARAFCFLANDGFCKHSGEQILSRRQTQQVNSIMATSGLYDEAGNFAYRVGLPGKSGVGGGIVAVVPGQFTVCVWSPELNTAGNSLAGMAALEMLSSRIGWSVF from the coding sequence ATGCAAGCGCTGTTGAACGAGATCCTTGACGCGGTCCGGCCCCTGATCGGGCAGGGCAAAGTGGCTGACTACATTCCCGCCCTCGGCACTGTGCCGGCCAATCAATTGGGCATCGCCGTATATGGCAATGACGGCGAGATGTATTGCGCCGGCGATGCCGAGACGCCGTTCTCGGTGCAGAGTATTTCCAAGGTGTTCAGCCTGGTGCAGGCCATCGAACATTCCGGCGAGGCGATCTGGGAACGCCTGGGCCACGAGCCGTCCGGCCAGCCGTTCAACTCGCTGGTGCAGCTGGAGTTCGAACGCGGTCGTCCGCGCAATCCGTTCATCAATGCCGGGGCGCTGGTGATCTGCGACATCAACCAGTCGCGCTTTGCCGCACCGGCCTTGTCGATGCGCGACTTCGTGCGGCGGCTGTCGGGCAACCCGCAGGTGATGGTCGACGGCAAGGTCGCTGACTCCGAATACCAGCACCGCGCGCGAAACGCGGCGATGGCGTACCTGATGCAATCCTTCGGCAATTTCCACAATGACGTTGAGGCGGTGTTGCGCAGCTATTTCAGCCACTGCGCGTTGCGCATGAGCTGCATCGACCTGGCCCGGGCCTTCTGCTTCCTGGCCAACGACGGTTTCTGCAAACACAGCGGCGAGCAGATCCTCAGCCGACGCCAGACCCAGCAAGTCAACTCGATCATGGCCACCAGCGGTCTATACGATGAGGCCGGCAACTTCGCCTATCGCGTCGGCCTGCCGGGCAAGAGCGGCGTCGGTGGCGGCATCGTCGCGGTGGTGCCGGGGCAGTTCACAGTGTGCGTGTGGTCGCCGGAGCTGAACACGGCGGGCAACTCGCTGGCGGGGATGGCGGCGCTGGAAATGCTCAGCTCGCGGATTGGCTGGTCGGTGTTCTGA
- a CDS encoding cell wall hydrolase, producing the protein MGLNGLLCCLALTLLSGAALATDQAPIKEKAEAKAEVLEEKAADKPDAPPAPKSEAITPTEAQAVDPAGAAPLDDPITCLARSIYWEAKGKDTADMEGVASVVMNRLGHDGFPGTVCEVVKQGSESKSCQFSWWCDGRPDQVKEDAEYALAKEIAGKALNRQLTDRTHGALYFHDRNVHPSWAKEYRKTAETRKFLFYKPAGGDAR; encoded by the coding sequence ATGGGATTGAACGGGTTGCTTTGCTGTCTTGCGTTGACCCTGCTGAGCGGTGCTGCGCTGGCCACCGATCAGGCGCCGATCAAGGAAAAGGCCGAGGCGAAAGCCGAGGTTCTGGAAGAGAAGGCTGCCGACAAACCCGACGCACCTCCGGCACCCAAATCCGAAGCCATCACCCCGACCGAAGCACAGGCGGTCGACCCCGCCGGCGCCGCACCGCTGGACGATCCGATCACCTGTCTGGCGCGCAGCATCTATTGGGAAGCCAAGGGCAAGGACACTGCCGACATGGAAGGCGTGGCCAGTGTGGTGATGAATCGCCTCGGGCATGACGGCTTTCCAGGCACGGTGTGCGAGGTGGTCAAGCAGGGCTCGGAAAGCAAGAGTTGCCAGTTTTCCTGGTGGTGCGACGGGCGTCCGGATCAGGTCAAGGAAGATGCCGAATACGCGCTGGCCAAGGAAATCGCCGGCAAGGCGCTGAACCGTCAACTCACCGATCGCACTCACGGCGCGCTGTACTTCCACGACCGCAACGTACATCCGAGCTGGGCCAAGGAATACAGGAAAACAGCCGAGACCAGGAAATTCCTGTTCTACAAACCCGCGGGCGGGGATGCGCGTTAG
- a CDS encoding type 1 glutamine amidotransferase domain-containing protein, protein MILILLPSADYDPTESSVPWQTMRNAGIEVRFATPQGLPAHADPRLVNIGFGLLNSMLMTRKADLDSYTKMIESEAFRQPLAYADIDTSRFDGLLIPGGHAKGMRTLLESTQAQQIALQFFKAEKPVAAVCHGVLLLARTLDPDTGRSALFGRKVTALLAATMELPAWLMTAAWLGRYYRTYKQTVEAEVKTALASKSDFIRGPLIAKRDCAQKLQSGFVVRDGQLLTARWPGDCHRFAAEWVAMLQAPQR, encoded by the coding sequence ATGATTCTGATTCTGCTGCCCAGCGCCGATTACGACCCGACCGAAAGCAGCGTGCCCTGGCAGACGATGCGTAACGCGGGCATCGAAGTTCGTTTTGCCACCCCGCAAGGTTTGCCCGCCCACGCCGATCCACGGTTGGTGAACATCGGTTTCGGCCTGTTGAATTCGATGCTGATGACACGCAAGGCCGATCTGGACAGTTACACGAAGATGATCGAGTCCGAAGCGTTCAGGCAGCCGCTGGCGTATGCCGATATCGACACGAGTCGATTCGATGGTCTGCTGATCCCCGGCGGGCATGCCAAAGGAATGCGCACGCTGTTGGAATCCACGCAGGCCCAGCAGATTGCCCTGCAATTTTTCAAAGCCGAAAAACCCGTGGCGGCGGTCTGTCATGGCGTGCTGTTGCTGGCGAGGACGCTCGACCCCGACACCGGGCGTTCGGCGTTGTTCGGGCGCAAGGTCACGGCGTTGCTCGCGGCCACCATGGAGTTGCCGGCGTGGCTGATGACAGCTGCGTGGCTGGGGCGCTACTACCGCACCTACAAGCAGACCGTCGAAGCGGAAGTTAAAACCGCGCTGGCCAGCAAATCCGACTTCATACGCGGGCCGCTGATCGCCAAACGCGATTGTGCGCAGAAACTGCAATCAGGATTTGTGGTGCGCGACGGCCAACTGCTGACGGCGCGCTGGCCCGGCGACTGCCATCGATTCGCCGCAGAATGGGTGGCCATGTTGCAGGCCCCCCAACGCTGA
- a CDS encoding DUF2790 domain-containing protein, with amino-acid sequence MKTLILAFTALLATGSVFAAPAPDAAVIHDKTGYFVHLDVDKVLSSTDISQACGVIPAQLDYLDHQGREHVLDYQVQGSGCTNDH; translated from the coding sequence ATGAAAACCCTGATCCTCGCTTTCACCGCCCTCCTCGCCACCGGTTCCGTGTTCGCCGCACCCGCGCCGGACGCTGCCGTCATTCATGACAAAACCGGCTACTTCGTGCACCTGGATGTCGACAAAGTCCTCTCCAGCACCGATATTTCCCAGGCCTGCGGCGTGATCCCCGCGCAGCTCGACTACCTCGACCACCAGGGCCGTGAACATGTGCTGGACTACCAAGTGCAAGGCAGCGGCTGCACCAACGACCATTGA
- a CDS encoding DoxX family protein encodes MTTALSSAVKGLHVNLDRAGQWLAPLTLRLFIAWEFFESGLEKFNGQNWFEDIQERFPFPFDHLPATLNWELSMWAELICALAILIGFGTRISAISLIVVTVVATAAVHWPADWSSLSELAQGYAITNKGFGNFKLPAIYLAALVPLVFAGAGKLSVDAWLARLFWKRASR; translated from the coding sequence ATGACCACAGCTCTCTCGTCGGCCGTCAAAGGCCTGCATGTGAACCTTGACCGCGCCGGCCAGTGGCTCGCGCCGCTGACCTTGCGCCTGTTCATCGCCTGGGAGTTTTTTGAATCGGGGCTGGAGAAATTCAACGGCCAGAACTGGTTCGAAGACATTCAGGAGCGGTTCCCGTTTCCCTTCGATCATCTTCCGGCGACGCTGAACTGGGAGCTTTCGATGTGGGCCGAGCTGATCTGCGCACTGGCGATCCTGATCGGATTCGGCACGCGGATTTCGGCGATTTCGCTGATTGTCGTGACCGTCGTCGCCACCGCTGCCGTGCACTGGCCGGCGGACTGGTCATCACTGAGTGAGCTGGCCCAGGGTTACGCGATCACCAACAAGGGCTTCGGCAACTTCAAGCTGCCGGCGATCTACCTCGCCGCACTGGTGCCGCTGGTATTCGCCGGTGCCGGCAAGTTGAGTGTGGATGCGTGGCTGGCGCGGTTGTTCTGGAAACGCGCCAGCCGTTGA
- a CDS encoding heavy metal sensor histidine kinase: protein MKIAGTYSLTLRLALVFAVLAFAALGGLGAALYNQLEAALIRRDDIQLVSRVDQLRTFLNDSNTLELIKNKPALFQNMLGNREALLTIGAPGQPPLLVVNPGNLATPNLPAVPIDHPMALSDVQHLPSVDGVPFSAVAATIDSGDLGNLQVLTGRLMTERTAMLANYRLSVYGLASLAAIVLALVGCLLVYRGLLPLRRMARHAHGIGIANLGERLDRQGTPKELQPMIEAFNAMLDRLDRGVAQLSQVSTDMAHELRTPINNLLGETQVALQQNRSVDAYQQLLASNVEELERLARMLDNMLFLARTDPASALSQRQELDASDEMQRIADYFEGLAADVGVTIEASGSGVIWAEPMLLRRALANLCANAIKYGAADSTLQVEAIAEADGSYLRVRNQGATIPAEHLSRLFERFYRVDPSRERSAQSNGLGLSIVATIMQLHQGRYSVSSADGITCFELFFPARQPRD, encoded by the coding sequence ATGAAAATCGCCGGCACTTATTCCCTGACCTTGCGTCTGGCGCTGGTCTTCGCCGTGCTCGCCTTTGCCGCACTGGGAGGCCTGGGCGCGGCGCTGTACAACCAACTGGAAGCAGCTCTGATTCGCCGCGATGACATCCAGTTGGTCAGTCGCGTCGATCAGTTGCGCACCTTCCTCAACGACAGCAACACCCTGGAACTGATCAAGAACAAGCCGGCGCTGTTTCAGAACATGCTCGGCAACCGCGAAGCCTTGCTGACCATCGGCGCACCCGGCCAGCCGCCGTTGCTGGTGGTCAACCCCGGCAACCTCGCCACCCCGAACTTGCCCGCCGTACCGATCGATCATCCGATGGCCCTGAGCGATGTACAGCACTTGCCGAGCGTCGACGGTGTGCCGTTTTCGGCGGTGGCGGCGACCATCGACTCGGGCGATCTGGGCAACCTGCAGGTGCTCACCGGACGCCTGATGACCGAGCGCACGGCAATGCTCGCCAATTACCGGCTCAGCGTGTACGGCCTCGCGTCATTGGCCGCGATTGTGCTGGCGCTGGTCGGCTGTCTGCTGGTGTATCGCGGCCTGCTGCCGTTGCGGCGGATGGCCCGACATGCCCACGGGATCGGCATCGCCAACCTTGGCGAACGCCTCGACCGCCAAGGCACGCCGAAGGAATTGCAGCCGATGATCGAAGCCTTCAACGCGATGCTGGACCGGCTCGATCGAGGGGTTGCGCAACTCAGTCAGGTCTCCACCGACATGGCCCACGAACTGCGCACGCCGATCAACAACCTGCTCGGTGAAACCCAGGTTGCCTTGCAACAGAACCGCAGCGTCGACGCCTATCAGCAGTTGCTGGCCTCCAACGTCGAAGAACTCGAACGGCTGGCGCGGATGCTCGACAACATGCTGTTTCTCGCCCGCACCGACCCGGCCAGCGCGCTGAGCCAGCGGCAGGAGCTGGACGCCAGCGATGAGATGCAACGCATTGCCGATTACTTCGAAGGATTGGCGGCGGATGTCGGCGTCACCATCGAGGCCAGTGGCAGCGGCGTGATCTGGGCCGAGCCGATGTTGCTGCGGCGGGCCCTGGCCAACCTGTGCGCCAACGCGATCAAGTACGGCGCGGCGGACTCGACGTTGCAGGTCGAAGCCATCGCTGAAGCGGACGGCAGCTACCTGCGGGTACGCAATCAGGGCGCGACCATTCCGGCAGAACATCTGTCGCGGCTGTTCGAGCGTTTCTACCGCGTCGATCCGTCTCGCGAGCGCTCGGCCCAATCCAACGGACTGGGCCTGTCGATTGTCGCGACCATCATGCAGTTGCATCAGGGTCGTTACAGCGTCAGCAGCGCCGACGGGATCACCTGCTTTGAACTGTTCTTTCCGGCCCGACAACCCCGCGACTGA